In Populus nigra chromosome 1, ddPopNigr1.1, whole genome shotgun sequence, one genomic interval encodes:
- the LOC133689531 gene encoding probable beta-1,3-galactosyltransferase 14 isoform X2: MPSSPKFFHSRLSQPSNSRRSTVLVLSCLLIGISGFIFGLTSFLSCSHTYRCFNNSPPRSVRVVWGTNSNKNDNGVGNALLLDGEERRERQKVMGFVGIQTGFGSSGRRRSLRKTWMPSDRQGLQRLEESTGLAFRFVIGRTNDKSKMAELKREIAEYDDFLLLDIEEQYSQLPYKTLAFFKAAYALFDSEFYVKADDDIYLRPDRLSTLLAKERAHSQTYLGCLKKGPVFTDPKLKWYEPLSYLLGKEYFLHAYGPIYALSADVVASLVALRDNSSHPFKHCSSSATALELG, encoded by the exons ATGCCTTCTTCTCCTAAATTCTTTCACTCCCGCCTATCACAACCCTCGAATTCTCGCAGATCAACGGTTCTGGTTCTCTCCTGCCTTCTTATCGGGATCTCCGGTTTCATCTTCGGCCTCACTTCCTTTCTTAGCTGCTCTCACACCTACCGTTGTTTCAATAACTCCCCGCCGCGATCCGTCCGTGTCGTCTGGGGAACCAATAGCAACAAGAATGACAATGGTGTTGGAAACGCCCTCCTTTTGGATGGTGAGGaaaggagagagagacagaAGGTTATGGGGTTTGTTGGGATTCAAACTGGGTTCGGGTCATCGGGTCGGAGACGGTCCTTGAGGAAGACTTGGATGCCATCCGATCGACAGGGACTTCAACG ATTGGAAGAATCCACTGGTTTGGCATTCAGGTTTGTTATTGGTAGAACTAATGATAAATCGAAGATGGCGGAGCTCAAAAGGGAGATTGCagaatatgatgatttcttgTTATTAGATATTGAGGAACAGTATAGTCAGCTCCCATATAAAAC gttaGCATTCTTTAAAGCTGCCTATGCACTTTTTGATTCTGAGTTTTATGTTAAAGCTGATGATGACATATATTTGAGGCCAG ATCGTCTTTCAACTCTTTTGGCAAAAGAGCGTGCTCACTCTCAAACTTATCTTGGATGCTTGAAAAAGGGACCAGTTTTCACTGATCCAAAGCTCAAATG GTATGAGCCACTATCCTATTTGCTTGGGAAGGAGTACTTTCTTCATGCGTATGGTCCAATATATGCTCTTTCTGCAGATGTTGTCGCAAGTTTAGTTGCTCTCAGAGACAACAG TTCGCACCCCTTCAAACATTGCTCGAGCTCTGCCACTGCCTTGGAACTTGGTTGA
- the LOC133689531 gene encoding probable beta-1,3-galactosyltransferase 14 isoform X1 produces MPSSPKFFHSRLSQPSNSRRSTVLVLSCLLIGISGFIFGLTSFLSCSHTYRCFNNSPPRSVRVVWGTNSNKNDNGVGNALLLDGEERRERQKVMGFVGIQTGFGSSGRRRSLRKTWMPSDRQGLQRLEESTGLAFRFVIGRTNDKSKMAELKREIAEYDDFLLLDIEEQYSQLPYKTLAFFKAAYALFDSEFYVKADDDIYLRPDRLSTLLAKERAHSQTYLGCLKKGPVFTDPKLKWYEPLSYLLGKEYFLHAYGPIYALSADVVASLVALRDNSFRMFSNEDVTIGAWILAMNVNHEDNRALCSPECTPSSIAVWDIPKCSGLCNPEARLLELHQQESCSKSPTMESDD; encoded by the exons ATGCCTTCTTCTCCTAAATTCTTTCACTCCCGCCTATCACAACCCTCGAATTCTCGCAGATCAACGGTTCTGGTTCTCTCCTGCCTTCTTATCGGGATCTCCGGTTTCATCTTCGGCCTCACTTCCTTTCTTAGCTGCTCTCACACCTACCGTTGTTTCAATAACTCCCCGCCGCGATCCGTCCGTGTCGTCTGGGGAACCAATAGCAACAAGAATGACAATGGTGTTGGAAACGCCCTCCTTTTGGATGGTGAGGaaaggagagagagacagaAGGTTATGGGGTTTGTTGGGATTCAAACTGGGTTCGGGTCATCGGGTCGGAGACGGTCCTTGAGGAAGACTTGGATGCCATCCGATCGACAGGGACTTCAACG ATTGGAAGAATCCACTGGTTTGGCATTCAGGTTTGTTATTGGTAGAACTAATGATAAATCGAAGATGGCGGAGCTCAAAAGGGAGATTGCagaatatgatgatttcttgTTATTAGATATTGAGGAACAGTATAGTCAGCTCCCATATAAAAC gttaGCATTCTTTAAAGCTGCCTATGCACTTTTTGATTCTGAGTTTTATGTTAAAGCTGATGATGACATATATTTGAGGCCAG ATCGTCTTTCAACTCTTTTGGCAAAAGAGCGTGCTCACTCTCAAACTTATCTTGGATGCTTGAAAAAGGGACCAGTTTTCACTGATCCAAAGCTCAAATG GTATGAGCCACTATCCTATTTGCTTGGGAAGGAGTACTTTCTTCATGCGTATGGTCCAATATATGCTCTTTCTGCAGATGTTGTCGCAAGTTTAGTTGCTCTCAGAGACAACAG TTTCCGAATGTTCAGCAATGAAGATGTTACAATAGGTGCATGGATTCTGGCAATGAATGTTAATCATGAGGATAACAGAGCGCTGTGCTCACCAGAGTGTACACCATCATCAATTGCAGTCTGGGACATTCCCAAATGTTCAG GGCTTTGTAATCCAGAAGCTAGATTGTTAGAACTCCATCAGCAGGAGAGCTGCTCAAAGAGTCCCACTATGGAATCTGATGATTAG
- the LOC133690712 gene encoding TPR repeat-containing thioredoxin TTL1-like isoform X1 codes for MPQSAKPSIGGDLDLSSLTDQLRDSLSSLEANKPDFRELDLGSPVSPLRTRGGLTTKTTTTTTTTTSSSSSSSGSASGAQNRLHKPNNNNHSGELSNSSESSPTTSAKKGQPGHSRSDSLTYPGQTGSQSAVNSPVTVNVLPTGNICPSGRILKTGMGMVNRSAKPDVLGSGTANYGHGSIMRGGGSAKCASSDVVNSASRNAWSARGGSVDPEEVKKAGNEMYKKGCFGEALGLYDKAIALAPGNAAYRSNRAAALMGLGRVVEAVKECEEAIRLDPNYWRAHQRLGALLIRLGQVESAKKHLCFPGQHPDSAELHKLQLVEKHLNKCSDARKVNDWKGALREADSAIAAGADYCPQLFMCRTEALLKLHQLEDAQYCLSKVPKLESYAIYSQTRFFGMLSEAYPFLVRAQIEMALGRFENGVAAAEKAGQIDPRNVEVAVLLNNVRLVARARIRGNDLFKSERFTEACSAYGEGLRLDPSNSVLYCNRAACWFKRGLWERSIDDCNQALSIQPNYTKALLRRAASNSKLERWADAVRDYEVLRRELPDDNGVAESLFHAQVALKKSRGEEVYNMKFGGGVEEVLGLEQFRAAISLPGVSVVHFKSSSHLHCKQISPFVDTLCVRYPSLNFLKVDVEENPATANAENVRIVPTFKIYKNGNRVKEIVCPSRDMLEHSTSLFLYPHFHSDEKEEKKRENERNVYN; via the exons atgCCACAATCAGCGAAACCCTCCATTGGAGGAGATTTGGACCTCAGCTCACTAACTGATCAACTCCGTGACTCACTCTCTTCACTCGAAGCCAACAAGCCTGATTTTCGTGAACTCGATCTGGGCTCTCCCGTTTCACCTCTCCGAACTCGAGGTGGACTCACCActaaaaccacaaccacaacgaCGACGACCACCTCCTCCAGCTCCAGCTCCTCCGGATCCGCATCCGGTGCCCAAAACCGACTTCACAAACCCAACAATAACAACCACTCAGGAGAGTTATCGAACTCGAGTGAAAGCAGCCCCACGACTAGCGCCAAGAAGGGTCAACCGGGTCATTCTAGATCCGACTCTTTAACTTACCCAGGTCAAACTGGCAGCCAGAGTGCTGTAAACTCTCCGGTAACTGTTAATGTGTTACCTACCGGCAACATTTGTCCGTCGGGCAGGATCTTGAAGACAGGCATGGGAATGGTGAATCGGAGTGCGAAACCGGATGTTTTAGGATCCGGGACTGCGAATTATGGTCACGGCAGCATAATGCGTGGCGGGGGGAGCGCAAAATGTGCTAGCTCTGATGTTGTTAATTCAGCAAGCAGGAATGCTTGGAGTGCGCGCGGAGGGAGTGTGGATCCGGAGGAGGTGAAGAAGGCTGGAAATGAGATGTATAAAAAAGGGTGTTTTGGGGAGGCGTTGGGATTGTATGATAAGGCTATTGCTTTGGCGCCGGGGAATGCTGCTTACAGGAGTAATAGGGCGGCTGCGTTGATGGGATTGGGAAGAGTTGTGGAGGCTGTGAAAGAGTGTGAGGAGGCTATTCGGCTGGATCCTAATTATTGGAGAGCACATCAGAGGTTGGGGGCTTTGTTAATTAG GTTAGGACAGGTTGAGAGTGCTAAGAAGCACTTATGCTTCCCAGGGCAGCATCCAGATTCTGCCGAGTTGCATAAGTTGCAATTAGTAGAGAAACATCTTAACAAATGTTCGGATGCCCGGAAGGTTAATGATTGGAAAGGTGCATTAAGGGAAGCTGATTCTGCTATTGCTGCTGGAGCTGATTATTGCCCCCAG CTCTTTATGTGTAGAACTGAAGCTCTTTTGAAGCTCCACCAACTTGAAGATGCTCAATATTGCTTGTCAAAAGTTCCAAAACTAGAATCATATGCCATCTACTCACAGACTAGATTTTTTGGGATGCTTTCTGAAGCTTACCCTTTCTTGGTTCGAGCGCAGATTGAGATGGCTCTAGGAAG GTTTGAGAATGGAGTTGCAGCTGCTGAGAAAGCTGGACAGATTGATCCACGAAATGTTGAAGTAGCAGTGCTGCTTAACAATGTGCGATTAGTAGCCAGAGCTCGTATCCGCGGCAATGATCTCTTCAAATCAGAAAGGTTCACTGAAGCCTGCTCAGCATATGGGGAAGGCCTTAGGCTTGATCCTTCAAACTCTGTTCTTTATTGCAACAGAGCAGCATGTTGGTTTAAGCGTGGACTGTGGGAGAGATCCATTGATGACTGCAATCAAGCTTTAAGTATCCAACCTAACTACACAAAAGCGCTTCTTAGAAGAGCTGCCTCAAACAGCAAG TTAGAAAGATGGGCTGATGCTGTGAGAGATTATGAGGTTTTGAGGAGGGAACTTCCAGATGACAATGGAGTCGCTGAATCTCTATTTCATGCTCAAGTCGCATTGAAGAAATCTCGTGGAGAAGAAGTGTATAATATGAAGTTTGGTGGTGGAGTAGAGGAAGTTTTGGGGCTTGAACAGTTTAGAGCTGCGATATCATTACCAG GTGTTTCAGTGGTTCATTTCAAATCCTCCTCTCATTTGCACTGCAAGCAAATATCTCCATTTGTGGATACATTATGTGTTCGGTATCCATCTCTAAACTTTCTCAAG GTGGATGTAGAGGAGAATCCAGCAACTGCAAATGCTGAGAATGTGAGGATTGTTCCAACATTCAAGATATACAAAAATGGTAACCGAGTGAAGGAGATTGTCTGCCCAAGTCGTGATATGTTGGAACATTCG ACCAGCCTGTTCTTGTACCCTCATTTCCATTCAGatgaaaaggaggaaaaaaaaagagagaatgagaGAAATGTGTACAATTGA
- the LOC133690712 gene encoding TPR repeat-containing thioredoxin TTL1-like isoform X3 gives MPQSAKPSIGGDLDLSSLTDQLRDSLSSLEANKPDFRELDLGSPVSPLRTRGGLTTKTTTTTTTTTSSSSSSSGSASGAQNRLHKPNNNNHSGELSNSSESSPTTSAKKGQPGHSRSDSLTYPGQTGSQSAVNSPVTVNVLPTGNICPSGRILKTGMGMVNRSAKPDVLGSGTANYGHGSIMRGGGSAKCASSDVVNSASRNAWSARGGSVDPEEVKKAGNEMYKKGCFGEALGLYDKAIALAPGNAAYRSNRAAALMGLGRVVEAVKECEEAIRLDPNYWRAHQRLGALLIRLGQVESAKKHLCFPGQHPDSAELHKLQLVEKHLNKCSDARKVNDWKGALREADSAIAAGADYCPQLFMCRTEALLKLHQLEDAQYCLSKVPKLESYAIYSQTRFFGMLSEAYPFLVRAQIEMALGRFENGVAAAEKAGQIDPRNVEVAVLLNNVRLVARARIRGNDLFKSERFTEACSAYGEGLRLDPSNSVLYCNRAACWFKRGLWERSIDDCNQALSIQPNYTKALLRRAASNSKLERWADAVRDYEVLRRELPDDNGVAESLFHAQVALKKSRGEEVYNMKFGGGVEEVLGLEQFRAAISLPGVSVVHFKSSSHLHCKQISPFVDTLCVRYPSLNFLKVDVEENPATANAENVRIVPTFKIYKNGNRVKEIVCPSRDMLEHSEWI, from the exons atgCCACAATCAGCGAAACCCTCCATTGGAGGAGATTTGGACCTCAGCTCACTAACTGATCAACTCCGTGACTCACTCTCTTCACTCGAAGCCAACAAGCCTGATTTTCGTGAACTCGATCTGGGCTCTCCCGTTTCACCTCTCCGAACTCGAGGTGGACTCACCActaaaaccacaaccacaacgaCGACGACCACCTCCTCCAGCTCCAGCTCCTCCGGATCCGCATCCGGTGCCCAAAACCGACTTCACAAACCCAACAATAACAACCACTCAGGAGAGTTATCGAACTCGAGTGAAAGCAGCCCCACGACTAGCGCCAAGAAGGGTCAACCGGGTCATTCTAGATCCGACTCTTTAACTTACCCAGGTCAAACTGGCAGCCAGAGTGCTGTAAACTCTCCGGTAACTGTTAATGTGTTACCTACCGGCAACATTTGTCCGTCGGGCAGGATCTTGAAGACAGGCATGGGAATGGTGAATCGGAGTGCGAAACCGGATGTTTTAGGATCCGGGACTGCGAATTATGGTCACGGCAGCATAATGCGTGGCGGGGGGAGCGCAAAATGTGCTAGCTCTGATGTTGTTAATTCAGCAAGCAGGAATGCTTGGAGTGCGCGCGGAGGGAGTGTGGATCCGGAGGAGGTGAAGAAGGCTGGAAATGAGATGTATAAAAAAGGGTGTTTTGGGGAGGCGTTGGGATTGTATGATAAGGCTATTGCTTTGGCGCCGGGGAATGCTGCTTACAGGAGTAATAGGGCGGCTGCGTTGATGGGATTGGGAAGAGTTGTGGAGGCTGTGAAAGAGTGTGAGGAGGCTATTCGGCTGGATCCTAATTATTGGAGAGCACATCAGAGGTTGGGGGCTTTGTTAATTAG GTTAGGACAGGTTGAGAGTGCTAAGAAGCACTTATGCTTCCCAGGGCAGCATCCAGATTCTGCCGAGTTGCATAAGTTGCAATTAGTAGAGAAACATCTTAACAAATGTTCGGATGCCCGGAAGGTTAATGATTGGAAAGGTGCATTAAGGGAAGCTGATTCTGCTATTGCTGCTGGAGCTGATTATTGCCCCCAG CTCTTTATGTGTAGAACTGAAGCTCTTTTGAAGCTCCACCAACTTGAAGATGCTCAATATTGCTTGTCAAAAGTTCCAAAACTAGAATCATATGCCATCTACTCACAGACTAGATTTTTTGGGATGCTTTCTGAAGCTTACCCTTTCTTGGTTCGAGCGCAGATTGAGATGGCTCTAGGAAG GTTTGAGAATGGAGTTGCAGCTGCTGAGAAAGCTGGACAGATTGATCCACGAAATGTTGAAGTAGCAGTGCTGCTTAACAATGTGCGATTAGTAGCCAGAGCTCGTATCCGCGGCAATGATCTCTTCAAATCAGAAAGGTTCACTGAAGCCTGCTCAGCATATGGGGAAGGCCTTAGGCTTGATCCTTCAAACTCTGTTCTTTATTGCAACAGAGCAGCATGTTGGTTTAAGCGTGGACTGTGGGAGAGATCCATTGATGACTGCAATCAAGCTTTAAGTATCCAACCTAACTACACAAAAGCGCTTCTTAGAAGAGCTGCCTCAAACAGCAAG TTAGAAAGATGGGCTGATGCTGTGAGAGATTATGAGGTTTTGAGGAGGGAACTTCCAGATGACAATGGAGTCGCTGAATCTCTATTTCATGCTCAAGTCGCATTGAAGAAATCTCGTGGAGAAGAAGTGTATAATATGAAGTTTGGTGGTGGAGTAGAGGAAGTTTTGGGGCTTGAACAGTTTAGAGCTGCGATATCATTACCAG GTGTTTCAGTGGTTCATTTCAAATCCTCCTCTCATTTGCACTGCAAGCAAATATCTCCATTTGTGGATACATTATGTGTTCGGTATCCATCTCTAAACTTTCTCAAG GTGGATGTAGAGGAGAATCCAGCAACTGCAAATGCTGAGAATGTGAGGATTGTTCCAACATTCAAGATATACAAAAATGGTAACCGAGTGAAGGAGATTGTCTGCCCAAGTCGTGATATGTTGGAACATTCG gAGTGGATTTAG
- the LOC133690712 gene encoding TPR repeat-containing thioredoxin TTL1-like isoform X2, with the protein MPQSAKPSIGGDLDLSSLTDQLRDSLSSLEANKPDFRELDLGSPVSPLRTRGGLTTKTTTTTTTTTSSSSSSSGSASGAQNRLHKPNNNNHSGELSNSSESSPTTSAKKGQPGHSRSDSLTYPGQTGSQSAVNSPVTVNVLPTGNICPSGRILKTGMGMVNRSAKPDVLGSGTANYGHGSIMRGGGSAKCASSDVVNSASRNAWSARGGSVDPEEVKKAGNEMYKKGCFGEALGLYDKAIALAPGNAAYRSNRAAALMGLGRVVEAVKECEEAIRLDPNYWRAHQRLGALLIRLGQVESAKKHLCFPGQHPDSAELHKLQLVEKHLNKCSDARKVNDWKGALREADSAIAAGADYCPQLFMCRTEALLKLHQLEDAQYCLSKVPKLESYAIYSQTRFFGMLSEAYPFLVRAQIEMALGRFENGVAAAEKAGQIDPRNVEVAVLLNNVRLVARARIRGNDLFKSERFTEACSAYGEGLRLDPSNSVLYCNRAACWFKRGLWERSIDDCNQALSIQPNYTKALLRRAASNSKLERWADAVRDYEVLRRELPDDNGVAESLFHAQVALKKSRGEEVYNMKFGGGVEEVLGLEQFRAAISLPGVSVVHFKSSSHLHCKQISPFVDTLCVRYPSLNFLKVDVEENPATANAENVRIVPTFKIYKNGNRVKEIVCPSRDMLEHSVRHYSF; encoded by the exons atgCCACAATCAGCGAAACCCTCCATTGGAGGAGATTTGGACCTCAGCTCACTAACTGATCAACTCCGTGACTCACTCTCTTCACTCGAAGCCAACAAGCCTGATTTTCGTGAACTCGATCTGGGCTCTCCCGTTTCACCTCTCCGAACTCGAGGTGGACTCACCActaaaaccacaaccacaacgaCGACGACCACCTCCTCCAGCTCCAGCTCCTCCGGATCCGCATCCGGTGCCCAAAACCGACTTCACAAACCCAACAATAACAACCACTCAGGAGAGTTATCGAACTCGAGTGAAAGCAGCCCCACGACTAGCGCCAAGAAGGGTCAACCGGGTCATTCTAGATCCGACTCTTTAACTTACCCAGGTCAAACTGGCAGCCAGAGTGCTGTAAACTCTCCGGTAACTGTTAATGTGTTACCTACCGGCAACATTTGTCCGTCGGGCAGGATCTTGAAGACAGGCATGGGAATGGTGAATCGGAGTGCGAAACCGGATGTTTTAGGATCCGGGACTGCGAATTATGGTCACGGCAGCATAATGCGTGGCGGGGGGAGCGCAAAATGTGCTAGCTCTGATGTTGTTAATTCAGCAAGCAGGAATGCTTGGAGTGCGCGCGGAGGGAGTGTGGATCCGGAGGAGGTGAAGAAGGCTGGAAATGAGATGTATAAAAAAGGGTGTTTTGGGGAGGCGTTGGGATTGTATGATAAGGCTATTGCTTTGGCGCCGGGGAATGCTGCTTACAGGAGTAATAGGGCGGCTGCGTTGATGGGATTGGGAAGAGTTGTGGAGGCTGTGAAAGAGTGTGAGGAGGCTATTCGGCTGGATCCTAATTATTGGAGAGCACATCAGAGGTTGGGGGCTTTGTTAATTAG GTTAGGACAGGTTGAGAGTGCTAAGAAGCACTTATGCTTCCCAGGGCAGCATCCAGATTCTGCCGAGTTGCATAAGTTGCAATTAGTAGAGAAACATCTTAACAAATGTTCGGATGCCCGGAAGGTTAATGATTGGAAAGGTGCATTAAGGGAAGCTGATTCTGCTATTGCTGCTGGAGCTGATTATTGCCCCCAG CTCTTTATGTGTAGAACTGAAGCTCTTTTGAAGCTCCACCAACTTGAAGATGCTCAATATTGCTTGTCAAAAGTTCCAAAACTAGAATCATATGCCATCTACTCACAGACTAGATTTTTTGGGATGCTTTCTGAAGCTTACCCTTTCTTGGTTCGAGCGCAGATTGAGATGGCTCTAGGAAG GTTTGAGAATGGAGTTGCAGCTGCTGAGAAAGCTGGACAGATTGATCCACGAAATGTTGAAGTAGCAGTGCTGCTTAACAATGTGCGATTAGTAGCCAGAGCTCGTATCCGCGGCAATGATCTCTTCAAATCAGAAAGGTTCACTGAAGCCTGCTCAGCATATGGGGAAGGCCTTAGGCTTGATCCTTCAAACTCTGTTCTTTATTGCAACAGAGCAGCATGTTGGTTTAAGCGTGGACTGTGGGAGAGATCCATTGATGACTGCAATCAAGCTTTAAGTATCCAACCTAACTACACAAAAGCGCTTCTTAGAAGAGCTGCCTCAAACAGCAAG TTAGAAAGATGGGCTGATGCTGTGAGAGATTATGAGGTTTTGAGGAGGGAACTTCCAGATGACAATGGAGTCGCTGAATCTCTATTTCATGCTCAAGTCGCATTGAAGAAATCTCGTGGAGAAGAAGTGTATAATATGAAGTTTGGTGGTGGAGTAGAGGAAGTTTTGGGGCTTGAACAGTTTAGAGCTGCGATATCATTACCAG GTGTTTCAGTGGTTCATTTCAAATCCTCCTCTCATTTGCACTGCAAGCAAATATCTCCATTTGTGGATACATTATGTGTTCGGTATCCATCTCTAAACTTTCTCAAG GTGGATGTAGAGGAGAATCCAGCAACTGCAAATGCTGAGAATGTGAGGATTGTTCCAACATTCAAGATATACAAAAATGGTAACCGAGTGAAGGAGATTGTCTGCCCAAGTCGTGATATGTTGGAACATTCGGTGAGGCATTACAGCTTTTAG